In one Mucilaginibacter ginsenosidivorax genomic region, the following are encoded:
- a CDS encoding COG1470 family protein, with protein sequence MNIEAATNETFRYSTTLHNGSASAKIYEFKTDIPFGWTIAYKVDGSQVTSINMDAGKTQDITIEISATATASPKKYKVPIKAISGSDTLSLNLEAVVKGSYSLALSTPTGRLSDEVTSGSQKELQLTVKNTGSLPLNDLQVTAQLPTGWESTFEPASIKQLEAGKTIDVKATVKVPDKTIAGDYAANFTATNSNTNSQIAFRLAVKTSLLSGWIGILVILLAIGIVYYLIRKYGRR encoded by the coding sequence ATGAACATCGAGGCCGCAACCAATGAAACCTTCCGTTACAGCACGACGCTCCATAACGGCTCGGCCAGCGCCAAGATCTACGAATTTAAAACCGATATTCCCTTTGGCTGGACGATTGCCTACAAGGTGGACGGCAGCCAGGTCACATCCATAAACATGGACGCAGGCAAAACACAGGACATCACCATCGAGATTAGTGCCACGGCTACCGCCTCCCCAAAAAAATACAAGGTTCCGATCAAAGCCATATCCGGTTCCGATACCCTATCGCTGAACCTGGAAGCCGTAGTGAAAGGCTCCTACAGCCTGGCACTAAGCACACCTACCGGAAGATTAAGCGACGAAGTAACTTCGGGCAGCCAAAAAGAGCTGCAGCTGACCGTCAAAAACACCGGCTCCCTGCCGTTGAATGACCTGCAGGTTACCGCACAATTGCCTACCGGCTGGGAATCAACTTTTGAACCCGCGAGTATCAAACAACTGGAAGCCGGGAAAACCATCGATGTTAAAGCGACCGTAAAAGTGCCGGACAAAACCATTGCCGGGGACTATGCTGCCAACTTTACAGCGACTAACAGCAATACCAACTCACAGATCGCCTTCCGCCTGGCGGTCAAAACGTCTTTACTTTCCGGCTGGATCGGTATTTTGGTCATCCTGTTGGCCATTGGCATCGTTTATTATCTCATTCGTAAATATGGCAGAAGATAA
- a CDS encoding DUF6624 domain-containing protein: protein MKYSLYLIGLALLFSSDIFAQTGPPPAYFQLVKKADTLFQKKDYQQSVLTYSAAFSTFNGRTILNERYNAACAWARLGKPDSAFFHLFKVANAAKYADDQHLAIDSDLVSIHKDSRWADLMTTVRNNKTALEAQYNQPVKKELEAIFVSDQFYRRKADSIQNRFGFKSTQMQSLLDSMKTQDKINLQKITAILDKYGWLGPDKVGNRANLALFAVIVHADLPTMEKYFPLLKDAADKNAASKVNLALLQDKIESAKYHYQTYGTQLDKDEKTNKFSFVPIKDKEHVNERRAAVGLPPIEAYAKQ from the coding sequence ATGAAATATAGTTTATATCTCATCGGCCTGGCTTTATTATTTTCCAGCGATATCTTCGCTCAGACCGGCCCTCCGCCAGCATATTTCCAATTGGTGAAAAAAGCCGATACCTTATTCCAAAAAAAGGACTATCAGCAATCAGTATTAACCTACAGCGCAGCTTTCAGTACGTTTAATGGACGAACTATACTGAATGAGCGTTATAATGCGGCCTGCGCCTGGGCGAGATTAGGTAAGCCGGACAGCGCGTTCTTTCATTTATTTAAAGTCGCCAATGCTGCTAAATATGCCGATGACCAGCACCTTGCTATCGATTCTGATCTGGTATCCATTCATAAGGATTCGCGATGGGCTGATCTAATGACTACAGTTCGCAATAATAAAACTGCATTAGAAGCACAATACAACCAACCGGTCAAAAAAGAATTAGAAGCTATTTTCGTATCCGACCAATTTTACCGCCGCAAAGCAGACAGCATTCAAAACAGATTTGGTTTCAAATCAACTCAAATGCAGTCGTTGTTAGACAGTATGAAAACACAGGACAAGATCAACCTGCAGAAAATAACAGCAATCCTGGACAAATATGGTTGGCTGGGACCTGATAAAGTGGGGAACAGGGCCAACCTGGCGCTTTTTGCGGTGATCGTCCATGCTGATCTTCCTACTATGGAGAAATATTTCCCTTTGCTTAAAGATGCTGCTGATAAGAACGCCGCATCAAAAGTTAACCTCGCCTTGTTGCAGGACAAGATCGAATCTGCCAAATACCACTATCAAACCTACGGTACACAGTTGGATAAGGATGAAAAGACCAATAAATTTTCATTCGTACCGATAAAGGACAAGGAGCATGTGAATGAGCGGCGTGCCGCTGTTGGCTTACCGCCAATCGAGGCTTATGCGAAACAATAG
- a CDS encoding response regulator, translating into MTNKTILICDDDEGILDMLELVLEETGYRIIPVNNSLHIYEEIEKQHPDLILLDLWMPVLSGDQVLRTLRKNPDTKGLPVIVISASREGEKIANEAGANGFLAKPFDVDILVNRVQEMIAA; encoded by the coding sequence ATGACAAATAAAACTATATTGATCTGCGATGATGATGAAGGGATTTTAGATATGCTTGAACTGGTTTTAGAAGAAACCGGATACCGCATTATCCCGGTAAATAATAGCCTTCATATTTATGAAGAGATCGAAAAGCAACATCCCGACTTGATTTTACTTGACCTTTGGATGCCTGTATTGTCAGGTGACCAGGTATTACGTACTTTGAGAAAAAATCCGGATACCAAAGGCCTGCCTGTCATCGTGATATCTGCCAGCCGCGAAGGTGAAAAAATTGCCAATGAGGCGGGTGCGAACGGCTTTTTGGCAAAGCCATTTGATGTGGATATATTAGTTAACAGGGTTCAGGAAATGATAGCTGCATAA
- a CDS encoding PAS domain-containing sensor histidine kinase, producing the protein MDSLNNGEFSFSNNTIKQDLSLLIQALDSSISGIILTDNQQPDNPIIYCNRAFEHITGYNRQEIIGHNCRFLQKEDRNQKERQILRKAVEEGNECVVEIRNYQKNGTLFWNELYMSPIKDEDGNVCYFIGVQNDITRRKKAEQELLHQQEIMESQIRERTKSLRESEDYLSSIVQTVRESLVVLNPDFKVLSVNDHFLKTFKVTKEETEGKLLYELGNGQWNIPKLKELLENILPTNNPVEEFEVEHDFPHIGKKLMLLNAHRVELEGQYKDRILIAIEDITDRREIERRKDDFLSIASHELKTPLTTIKGYVQMMQRLLPENVSEKFKDILKKTGLYVERLNTLIAELLDVSRIQTGNIELHTEPFDFDKAVYEAVENIQSATKTHQIIIRGKGSNNYSGDESHIVQVVNNLLSNAIKYSPESGEVDVYLSRVSNFIKVSVKDSGMGIKVEDHKKIFDRFYRVGEIQQRFPGMGIGLYVCDQIIKNHGGTLWVESEPGQGSTFSFTLPLERNPNDK; encoded by the coding sequence TTAAATAATGGGGAGTTTTCATTTTCCAACAACACCATAAAACAGGATCTTTCCCTGCTGATCCAGGCGTTAGATTCATCAATATCCGGGATAATTTTGACGGATAATCAACAGCCCGACAATCCGATAATTTATTGCAACAGGGCATTTGAGCACATTACCGGTTACAATCGCCAGGAAATCATAGGTCATAACTGCCGTTTTTTGCAAAAGGAGGACCGTAACCAAAAAGAACGGCAGATTCTGCGCAAGGCTGTGGAAGAAGGCAATGAATGTGTAGTAGAAATCCGCAATTATCAAAAGAACGGCACACTTTTCTGGAACGAGCTTTACATGTCACCTATAAAAGATGAGGACGGGAATGTTTGTTATTTTATCGGTGTGCAAAATGATATTACCCGCCGTAAAAAAGCAGAACAGGAACTACTCCATCAGCAGGAAATCATGGAATCCCAGATCAGGGAACGTACCAAAAGCCTCAGGGAAAGTGAAGACTACCTATCAAGCATTGTGCAAACCGTTAGAGAAAGCTTGGTCGTTCTGAATCCTGATTTTAAAGTTCTGAGTGTAAATGATCATTTTTTAAAGACCTTCAAAGTAACGAAAGAAGAAACCGAAGGCAAATTGTTGTATGAGTTAGGCAATGGCCAATGGAATATTCCAAAGTTAAAGGAGTTGCTTGAAAATATTTTACCCACTAACAATCCCGTGGAAGAATTCGAGGTGGAACATGATTTTCCGCATATAGGGAAAAAGCTCATGTTGCTCAATGCGCACCGCGTGGAGTTGGAGGGGCAGTACAAGGACAGGATACTGATCGCTATCGAAGATATTACCGACCGGCGCGAGATTGAGCGACGCAAAGATGATTTTTTATCTATTGCAAGTCACGAACTCAAAACACCGCTGACAACAATTAAAGGTTATGTACAGATGATGCAGCGGCTGCTCCCGGAGAATGTAAGCGAAAAATTCAAAGATATCCTGAAAAAAACCGGTTTATATGTGGAACGATTAAATACCCTCATCGCCGAATTGCTGGACGTATCCAGGATTCAGACCGGGAATATTGAATTACATACTGAACCATTTGATTTCGATAAAGCCGTATACGAAGCTGTAGAAAATATTCAGTCCGCAACCAAAACACATCAGATCATTATTAGGGGCAAAGGGTCAAACAATTATTCAGGTGATGAGTCCCATATCGTACAGGTGGTTAATAACCTGTTGTCTAACGCGATCAAGTATTCACCGGAGTCCGGCGAAGTGGATGTCTATCTTTCCAGGGTCAGTAATTTTATAAAAGTATCTGTAAAAGATTCAGGCATGGGTATTAAGGTCGAAGACCATAAAAAAATATTTGATCGTTTTTACCGGGTAGGTGAAATTCAACAACGTTTTCCGGGCATGGGTATCGGACTTTATGTTTGTGATCAGATCATCAAAAATCATGGCGGAACACTTTGGGTAGAAAGTGAGCCCGGACAAGGCTCAACCTTCAGTTTTACTTTACCTTTAGAAAGGAACCCTAATGACAAATAA